One segment of Falco rusticolus isolate bFalRus1 chromosome 3, bFalRus1.pri, whole genome shotgun sequence DNA contains the following:
- the SESN2 gene encoding sestrin-2 isoform X1: METPNHPLPPRSGETGSGGCRRCPYRAAGGRLGAFNWIPQEGAESSLRQLLIEAFVSAGRVDNITMVMGLHPQYLSSFWKTQYLLLRMDGPLPYHKRHYIAIMAAARHQCSYLVGLHMGEFLQAGGNPAWLQGLHCAPQKLRNLNEINKLLAHRPWLVTKEHIEALLKTGEHSWSLAELVQALVLLTHYHSLASFVFGCGINPEEDQDGGHSCQPPSPHSDSSPASDDSLGSSGGKDAMQEVEVLMERMKLLQESQLEEEGVTQEEMATRFEQEKTESLLVAPSDIVDHSLQSNVLCFVEDPEFGYKDFTRRGEQAPPTFRAQDYTWEDHGYSLINRLYPDVGQLLDEKFQVVYNLTYNTIAMHCGVDTSMLRRAIWNYVHCVFGIRYDDYDYGEVNQLLERSLKIYIKTVACYPEKTTKRMYTQFWRHFKHSEKVHINLLLLEARMQAALLYALRAVTRYMT; the protein is encoded by the exons ATGGAGACCCCCAatcaccccctgcccccccggaGTGGGGAGACGGGCAGTGGGGGCTGCCGGCGCTGTCCGTACCGGGCGGCGGGTGGGAGGCTGGGTGCCTTCAACTGG ATCCCACAGGAAGGCGCAGAGAGCAGCCTGCGCCAGCTCCTCATCGAGGCCTTCGTCTCGGCGGGCAGGGTGGACAACATCACCATGGTCATGGGGCTGCACCCCCAGTATCTCAGCAGCTTCTGGAAGACCCAGTACCTCCTCCTGCGCATGGACGGGCCCCTGCCCTACCACAAGCGCCACTACATCGCCATCATG gcagcagcccgGCACCAGTGCTCCTACCTGGTGGGTTTGCACATGGGGGAGttcctgcaggcagggggcAACCCAGCgtggctgcaggggctgcactGTGCCCCTCAAAAACTCAGGAACCTCAACGAGATCAACAAACTGCTGGCCCACAGGCCCTGGCTCGTCACCAAGGAGCACATCGAG GCTCTGCTGAAGACGGGGGAGCACAGCTGGTCGCTGGCGGAGCTGGTGCAGGCCCTGGTGCTCCTCACCCACTACCACTCGCTCGCTTCCTTTGTCTTTGGCTGCGGCATCAACCCCGAGGAGGACCAGGATGGGGGGcacagctgccagcccccctcACCCCACAGCGACAGTAGCCCAGCCTCCGACGACAGCCTGGGGAGCTCTGGG GGCAAAGATGCCATGCAGGAGGTGGAAGTGCTGATGGAGAGGatgaagctgctgcaggaaagccagctggaggaggagggtgtCACGCAGGAGGAGATGGCGACACGCTTTGAacaggagaagactgagagTTTGCTGGTCGCTCCCTCGG ATATTGTGGATCACTCCCTGCAGTCCAACGTCCTCTGCTTCGTGGAGGACCCCGAGTTCGGCTACAAAGACTTCACGCGGAGAGGCGAGCAGGCACCCCCCACTTTCCGTGCGCAG GATTACACCTGGGAGGACCACGGCTACTCGCTGATCAACCGCCTCTACCCTGACGTGGGGCAACTCCTGGACGAGAAGTTTCAAGTCGTCTACAACCTGACGTACAACACCATCGCCATGCACTGTGGCGTGGACACGTCCATGCTGCGCCGGGCCATCTGGAACTACGTCCACTGCGTCTTCGGGATCCG cTACGACGACTACGACTATGGGGAGGTGAACCAGCTCCTGGAGCGCAGCTTGAAGATCTACATCAAGACGGTGGCTTGCTACCCTGAGAAAACCACCAAGCGGATGTACACACAGTTCTGGAGACACTTCAAGCACTCGGAAAAG GTGCACATCAACCTGCTCTTGCTGGAGGCTCGgatgcaggcagctctgctctaCGCCCTGAGAGCTGTCACCCGCTACATGACCTGA
- the SESN2 gene encoding sestrin-2 isoform X2 translates to MEKQWGGLSSPAPCCLRGWKSCCLCPVDLPCRRLSVAVLSQGASWSTKEALSPQTDRGVEVHQQLGKGPSTFIPLGEIPQEGAESSLRQLLIEAFVSAGRVDNITMVMGLHPQYLSSFWKTQYLLLRMDGPLPYHKRHYIAIMAAARHQCSYLVGLHMGEFLQAGGNPAWLQGLHCAPQKLRNLNEINKLLAHRPWLVTKEHIEALLKTGEHSWSLAELVQALVLLTHYHSLASFVFGCGINPEEDQDGGHSCQPPSPHSDSSPASDDSLGSSGGKDAMQEVEVLMERMKLLQESQLEEEGVTQEEMATRFEQEKTESLLVAPSDIVDHSLQSNVLCFVEDPEFGYKDFTRRGEQAPPTFRAQDYTWEDHGYSLINRLYPDVGQLLDEKFQVVYNLTYNTIAMHCGVDTSMLRRAIWNYVHCVFGIRYDDYDYGEVNQLLERSLKIYIKTVACYPEKTTKRMYTQFWRHFKHSEKVHINLLLLEARMQAALLYALRAVTRYMT, encoded by the exons ATGGAAAAGCAGTGGGGCGGGCTGAGCTCCCCAGCTCCTTGCTGCCTTCGGGGTTGGAAGtcctgctgcctgtgtcccGTGGATTTGCCTTGCCGACGTCTCTCCGTTGCTGTCCTCTCCCAGGGAGCCTCTTGGAGCACCAAAGAAGCTCTTTCTCCCCAAACT GACAGAGGGGTCGAGGtccaccagcagctggggaaggggcccAGCACCTTCATCCCCCTGGGAGAG ATCCCACAGGAAGGCGCAGAGAGCAGCCTGCGCCAGCTCCTCATCGAGGCCTTCGTCTCGGCGGGCAGGGTGGACAACATCACCATGGTCATGGGGCTGCACCCCCAGTATCTCAGCAGCTTCTGGAAGACCCAGTACCTCCTCCTGCGCATGGACGGGCCCCTGCCCTACCACAAGCGCCACTACATCGCCATCATG gcagcagcccgGCACCAGTGCTCCTACCTGGTGGGTTTGCACATGGGGGAGttcctgcaggcagggggcAACCCAGCgtggctgcaggggctgcactGTGCCCCTCAAAAACTCAGGAACCTCAACGAGATCAACAAACTGCTGGCCCACAGGCCCTGGCTCGTCACCAAGGAGCACATCGAG GCTCTGCTGAAGACGGGGGAGCACAGCTGGTCGCTGGCGGAGCTGGTGCAGGCCCTGGTGCTCCTCACCCACTACCACTCGCTCGCTTCCTTTGTCTTTGGCTGCGGCATCAACCCCGAGGAGGACCAGGATGGGGGGcacagctgccagcccccctcACCCCACAGCGACAGTAGCCCAGCCTCCGACGACAGCCTGGGGAGCTCTGGG GGCAAAGATGCCATGCAGGAGGTGGAAGTGCTGATGGAGAGGatgaagctgctgcaggaaagccagctggaggaggagggtgtCACGCAGGAGGAGATGGCGACACGCTTTGAacaggagaagactgagagTTTGCTGGTCGCTCCCTCGG ATATTGTGGATCACTCCCTGCAGTCCAACGTCCTCTGCTTCGTGGAGGACCCCGAGTTCGGCTACAAAGACTTCACGCGGAGAGGCGAGCAGGCACCCCCCACTTTCCGTGCGCAG GATTACACCTGGGAGGACCACGGCTACTCGCTGATCAACCGCCTCTACCCTGACGTGGGGCAACTCCTGGACGAGAAGTTTCAAGTCGTCTACAACCTGACGTACAACACCATCGCCATGCACTGTGGCGTGGACACGTCCATGCTGCGCCGGGCCATCTGGAACTACGTCCACTGCGTCTTCGGGATCCG cTACGACGACTACGACTATGGGGAGGTGAACCAGCTCCTGGAGCGCAGCTTGAAGATCTACATCAAGACGGTGGCTTGCTACCCTGAGAAAACCACCAAGCGGATGTACACACAGTTCTGGAGACACTTCAAGCACTCGGAAAAG GTGCACATCAACCTGCTCTTGCTGGAGGCTCGgatgcaggcagctctgctctaCGCCCTGAGAGCTGTCACCCGCTACATGACCTGA
- the SESN2 gene encoding sestrin-2 isoform X3 — MLVAGSPCRPAGLEEQRGCGARRGGEDRGVEVHQQLGKGPSTFIPLGEIPQEGAESSLRQLLIEAFVSAGRVDNITMVMGLHPQYLSSFWKTQYLLLRMDGPLPYHKRHYIAIMAAARHQCSYLVGLHMGEFLQAGGNPAWLQGLHCAPQKLRNLNEINKLLAHRPWLVTKEHIEALLKTGEHSWSLAELVQALVLLTHYHSLASFVFGCGINPEEDQDGGHSCQPPSPHSDSSPASDDSLGSSGGKDAMQEVEVLMERMKLLQESQLEEEGVTQEEMATRFEQEKTESLLVAPSDIVDHSLQSNVLCFVEDPEFGYKDFTRRGEQAPPTFRAQDYTWEDHGYSLINRLYPDVGQLLDEKFQVVYNLTYNTIAMHCGVDTSMLRRAIWNYVHCVFGIRYDDYDYGEVNQLLERSLKIYIKTVACYPEKTTKRMYTQFWRHFKHSEKVHINLLLLEARMQAALLYALRAVTRYMT, encoded by the exons ATGCTGGTGGCTGGCTCGCCGTgccgccccgcggggctggaggagcagcggggctgcggggcccggcggggcggcgaG GACAGAGGGGTCGAGGtccaccagcagctggggaaggggcccAGCACCTTCATCCCCCTGGGAGAG ATCCCACAGGAAGGCGCAGAGAGCAGCCTGCGCCAGCTCCTCATCGAGGCCTTCGTCTCGGCGGGCAGGGTGGACAACATCACCATGGTCATGGGGCTGCACCCCCAGTATCTCAGCAGCTTCTGGAAGACCCAGTACCTCCTCCTGCGCATGGACGGGCCCCTGCCCTACCACAAGCGCCACTACATCGCCATCATG gcagcagcccgGCACCAGTGCTCCTACCTGGTGGGTTTGCACATGGGGGAGttcctgcaggcagggggcAACCCAGCgtggctgcaggggctgcactGTGCCCCTCAAAAACTCAGGAACCTCAACGAGATCAACAAACTGCTGGCCCACAGGCCCTGGCTCGTCACCAAGGAGCACATCGAG GCTCTGCTGAAGACGGGGGAGCACAGCTGGTCGCTGGCGGAGCTGGTGCAGGCCCTGGTGCTCCTCACCCACTACCACTCGCTCGCTTCCTTTGTCTTTGGCTGCGGCATCAACCCCGAGGAGGACCAGGATGGGGGGcacagctgccagcccccctcACCCCACAGCGACAGTAGCCCAGCCTCCGACGACAGCCTGGGGAGCTCTGGG GGCAAAGATGCCATGCAGGAGGTGGAAGTGCTGATGGAGAGGatgaagctgctgcaggaaagccagctggaggaggagggtgtCACGCAGGAGGAGATGGCGACACGCTTTGAacaggagaagactgagagTTTGCTGGTCGCTCCCTCGG ATATTGTGGATCACTCCCTGCAGTCCAACGTCCTCTGCTTCGTGGAGGACCCCGAGTTCGGCTACAAAGACTTCACGCGGAGAGGCGAGCAGGCACCCCCCACTTTCCGTGCGCAG GATTACACCTGGGAGGACCACGGCTACTCGCTGATCAACCGCCTCTACCCTGACGTGGGGCAACTCCTGGACGAGAAGTTTCAAGTCGTCTACAACCTGACGTACAACACCATCGCCATGCACTGTGGCGTGGACACGTCCATGCTGCGCCGGGCCATCTGGAACTACGTCCACTGCGTCTTCGGGATCCG cTACGACGACTACGACTATGGGGAGGTGAACCAGCTCCTGGAGCGCAGCTTGAAGATCTACATCAAGACGGTGGCTTGCTACCCTGAGAAAACCACCAAGCGGATGTACACACAGTTCTGGAGACACTTCAAGCACTCGGAAAAG GTGCACATCAACCTGCTCTTGCTGGAGGCTCGgatgcaggcagctctgctctaCGCCCTGAGAGCTGTCACCCGCTACATGACCTGA